The Spirosoma foliorum genome has a window encoding:
- a CDS encoding response regulator, whose protein sequence is MNHKLPVWVVEDDEDDQYFIKLAFESIKPPIDVKLLSDGDQLLPNLQQATVLPQLILLDLNMQRQNGFETLQEVRATATFQDLPIVIFTTSTDQNDLVKSMQLGASGFVTKSSNHIDLIKTVKSFIDTWSLAA, encoded by the coding sequence ATGAATCATAAACTACCTGTATGGGTTGTGGAAGATGATGAAGATGATCAATATTTCATCAAGCTAGCTTTCGAGTCCATTAAGCCACCCATTGACGTTAAACTGTTAAGTGATGGGGATCAGTTACTACCTAATTTACAACAGGCCACTGTTTTACCTCAGCTCATTCTCCTTGACTTAAATATGCAGCGCCAAAATGGCTTTGAGACCTTACAGGAAGTTCGGGCTACCGCTACATTTCAAGATTTGCCGATTGTCATTTTTACAACGTCAACCGACCAGAATGATCTCGTAAAGTCAATGCAATTAGGAGCGAGTGGATTTGTCACAAAATCGTCAAATCATATAGATCTTATAAAAACAGTTAAATCCTTTATAGATACCTGGAGCCTTGCAGCATAA
- a CDS encoding S49 family peptidase codes for MRGVNFSGLWSLDTTFAMQMQGIIQPRLANGKDPLPFSYISTHPSAQLPADMPKVMAGSSSYYSYVADVYTSSGVCVIPIQGALSRYGLCSWGYEDLAGILQAAELSDTVQAVLLKMDTPGGAVDGLKAAAEAIRAMTKTVNVWTNFCASAGYFLASQAGQIWLEDQTLPTIGSIGTMMVYENRSKALEMQGLDIRIFRASGSTEKNLANGIEPLAPEVEAEMQAMLDSAQKEFVGYVRRGRAGLLTSDEWSTGKMYGVREGIKLGLADKVGSFQQAFKATVQAFKQSK; via the coding sequence ATGAGAGGAGTCAATTTTTCGGGCCTCTGGAGCCTTGACACAACCTTTGCCATGCAAATGCAGGGCATTATCCAGCCACGGCTGGCTAATGGCAAAGACCCTTTACCTTTCTCCTATATCTCCACTCATCCATCTGCCCAACTGCCAGCCGATATGCCAAAAGTAATGGCAGGTTCCTCCTCCTATTACAGTTATGTGGCCGATGTGTACACCAGCTCTGGTGTATGTGTAATCCCGATCCAGGGAGCACTCTCACGGTATGGCTTATGCTCTTGGGGGTATGAGGATTTAGCGGGTATTCTGCAAGCGGCAGAACTCTCCGACACCGTACAGGCGGTACTGCTTAAGATGGACACGCCAGGCGGGGCCGTGGATGGCTTAAAGGCGGCAGCGGAGGCCATACGGGCCATGACTAAAACCGTAAACGTCTGGACGAACTTTTGTGCATCGGCAGGCTACTTTCTGGCCAGCCAGGCAGGCCAGATATGGCTGGAAGATCAGACGCTGCCAACCATCGGCAGCATTGGCACCATGATGGTGTACGAGAACCGCAGCAAGGCGCTGGAGATGCAAGGGCTGGACATTCGGATTTTCAGAGCCAGCGGCTCCACAGAGAAAAACCTGGCTAATGGTATAGAGCCACTCGCTCCAGAAGTGGAGGCCGAAATGCAGGCCATGCTGGATAGCGCCCAAAAGGAATTTGTGGGCTATGTCCGACGCGGCAGGGCTGGCCTACTGACTTCCGATGAGTGGAGCACAGGCAAAATGTACGGGGTTCGGGAGGGCATTAAGTTAGGTCTGGCCGATAAGGTGGGATCATTTCAACAGGCTTTTAAAGCCACAGTTCAAGCGTTTAAACAATCCAAATAA